A single region of the Halorubrum depositum genome encodes:
- a CDS encoding AIM24 family protein, with translation MNLDQFTAENAPTESAEPFQRENSYTLDVDVDGTVMAKAGSMIAYTGDVSFTGKASAEGGITGFLKEAATGEGTPIMAVEGQGHVYFADDGKKVQVVELDAEESITVNGEDVLTFEEDLSYEISAIDSLAGSLAGGFSNVYLEGPGYVALTTHGDPIVLETPVATDPSATVAWGGTSPSVEVNRSLSDMIGQESGERYQMRFDDPGGFVVVQPYEEHV, from the coding sequence ATGAATCTAGACCAGTTCACGGCCGAGAACGCGCCGACCGAGAGCGCGGAACCGTTCCAGCGCGAGAACAGCTACACCCTCGACGTCGACGTCGACGGGACCGTGATGGCGAAGGCCGGCTCGATGATCGCGTACACCGGCGACGTCTCGTTCACCGGGAAGGCCTCCGCCGAGGGCGGGATCACCGGCTTCCTCAAAGAGGCGGCCACCGGCGAGGGGACGCCGATCATGGCCGTCGAGGGCCAGGGGCACGTCTACTTCGCCGACGACGGAAAGAAGGTGCAGGTCGTCGAGCTCGACGCCGAGGAGTCGATCACGGTCAACGGCGAGGACGTGCTCACCTTCGAGGAGGACCTCTCCTACGAGATCAGCGCCATCGACAGCCTCGCCGGCTCGCTCGCCGGCGGCTTCAGCAACGTCTACCTCGAGGGACCGGGCTACGTCGCGCTCACCACCCACGGCGACCCGATCGTCCTGGAGACGCCGGTCGCGACGGACCCCAGCGCGACCGTCGCCTGGGGCGGTACCTCCCCGAGCGTCGAGGTCAACCGCAGCCTCTCGGACATGATCGGACAGGAGTCCGGCGAGCGGTACCAGATGCGCTTCGACGACCCCGGCGGGTTCGTCGTCGTCCAGCCGTACGAGGAGCACGTCTGA
- the radB gene encoding DNA repair and recombination protein RadB has protein sequence MSDPIPTGCRPVDDLLGGGFERGVVTQLYGPPAAGKTNLALAAAVEVAAAGDRALYIDTEGLSIDRFEQLAAGRADDPDVDDTVEEIASRLVISEAYDFDDQREAVRDAEELAEEIELIVLDSATGFYRLERAGDTEGGESLRKVAKQVTHLLSLARRHDVAVVITNQVFTDPDSDRDRALGGNTLNHWTGAILRVDRFRGGNRRATLEKHRSKPAGDSVTFRIVADGLAEGADA, from the coding sequence GTGAGCGATCCGATCCCGACCGGCTGTCGACCGGTCGACGACCTGTTGGGCGGCGGCTTCGAGCGCGGGGTCGTCACGCAGCTGTACGGCCCGCCCGCGGCCGGAAAGACGAACCTCGCGCTGGCCGCGGCGGTCGAGGTCGCCGCCGCCGGCGACCGCGCGCTCTACATCGACACCGAGGGGCTCTCCATCGACCGCTTCGAGCAGCTGGCTGCGGGCCGCGCCGACGACCCCGACGTCGACGACACGGTCGAGGAGATCGCGTCGCGGCTGGTGATCTCGGAGGCGTACGACTTCGACGACCAGCGGGAGGCGGTCCGCGACGCCGAGGAGCTCGCCGAGGAGATCGAGCTCATCGTGTTGGACTCCGCGACGGGGTTCTACCGGCTGGAGCGCGCCGGCGACACGGAGGGCGGCGAGTCCCTCCGCAAGGTCGCCAAGCAGGTGACGCACCTCCTCTCGCTGGCCCGCCGCCACGACGTCGCCGTCGTGATCACCAACCAGGTGTTCACCGACCCGGACTCCGACCGCGACCGCGCGCTCGGCGGCAACACCCTCAACCACTGGACCGGCGCGATCCTCCGCGTCGACCGCTTCCGCGGCGGGAACCGCCGGGCCACGCTAGAGAAACACCGCTCGAAGCCCGCCGGCGACTCGGTCACCTTCCGGATCGTCGCCGACGGGCTCGCCGAGGGCGCGGACGCCTGA
- a CDS encoding cold-shock protein, protein MANGKVDFFNDTGGYGFISTDDGDLDDDEDVFFHMEDVGGPDLEEGQEVEFDIESSPKGPRATNLTRN, encoded by the coding sequence ATGGCAAACGGTAAGGTTGACTTCTTCAACGACACTGGCGGCTACGGTTTCATTTCGACTGACGACGGCGATCTCGACGACGACGAGGACGTGTTCTTCCACATGGAAGACGTCGGCGGCCCGGACCTCGAGGAGGGCCAGGAGGTCGAGTTCGACATCGAGTCCTCGCCCAAGGGACCCCGCGCGACGAACCTGACGCGCAACTAA
- a CDS encoding SCO family protein, translating into MDRRTYLRSLAAGTGVGTAVGTAGCLGVLGDSGAEGTVLGPPERDLSEASHPSYGDEMPEFTVPDPLTGEEVSVADFEGERAVLWTSFYTNCPDGVCPALILRLRRAQAVAAEEGYGDESAFLALTFDPERDTPEVLREYAGQQGVDLDAGNWHFLRPESYERGQELMDENFGLVIEKADADQYENLEYQFPHYGLIILANKRGIVERAYPRGPQTDIERLVSDFERVVTA; encoded by the coding sequence ATGGATCGTCGCACCTATCTGCGGTCGCTCGCGGCCGGGACCGGCGTCGGCACGGCCGTCGGGACCGCCGGCTGTCTCGGCGTCCTCGGAGACTCGGGAGCCGAGGGCACGGTTCTCGGCCCGCCGGAGCGCGACCTGAGCGAGGCGTCTCACCCGAGCTACGGCGACGAGATGCCGGAGTTCACCGTCCCGGACCCGCTCACGGGCGAGGAGGTGTCGGTCGCCGACTTCGAGGGCGAGCGCGCCGTCCTCTGGACCTCCTTCTACACGAACTGCCCGGACGGCGTCTGTCCGGCGCTCATCCTCCGGCTCCGGCGCGCGCAGGCGGTCGCCGCGGAAGAGGGGTACGGCGACGAGTCCGCCTTCCTCGCGCTCACGTTCGACCCCGAGCGCGACACCCCCGAGGTGCTCCGCGAGTACGCCGGCCAGCAGGGCGTCGACCTCGACGCGGGCAACTGGCACTTCCTCCGCCCGGAGAGCTACGAGCGCGGGCAGGAGCTGATGGACGAGAACTTCGGGCTCGTGATCGAGAAGGCGGACGCCGACCAGTACGAGAACCTGGAGTACCAGTTCCCCCACTACGGGCTGATCATCCTCGCCAATAAGCGGGGGATCGTCGAGCGGGCGTACCCGCGGGGCCCGCAGACGGACATCGAGCGGCTCGTGAGCGACTTCGAGCGGGTGGTCACCGCGTGA
- a CDS encoding S8 family serine peptidase encodes MDNRADRLGRATVLLVVACVLVAALAPAAVAGGLGAAAVDRPAVGGDASSASPAPSTSTVPATPTSSGVSASSGAASSDAVGPGLRSANGTVEVVVRFEGDAGPGASRAGDGGRIGTDELKTRAANAQGDFERFAEQKPGVTVERSSWLANAMLVTVDTESVAVERLLDVRGVERVHENFEMELDSASAAGGGAATGGPGSVEGPTSGSVSASSTSTNATYGVDMVRAPEVWEAFDARGAGATVAVIDTGIDPNHPDLTVSGWAEYDTDGSLVSDDLSDASDGNGHGTHVAGTVAGGNESGTAIGVAPEATLHGIKVFDDDGGNATFMRVVAGMEHASQDPEVDVLQMSLGADGYATELIEPVRNARDAGKVVVASSGNRDFEPSSSPGNIYDSLGVGAVDSNREVPSFSGGENVSTDEAWGNDAPADWPAEYVVPDVSAPGVSVNSTAAGGGYQNLTGTSMAAPHVSGVAALMISATSRNVTDEELYDTLRDTANHPDGATDPDTRYGAGIVDGYAAVSSVTSPEFSVTEFDAPTETVPGSTVDVSATVTNTGGAPGTGSVEYRFNGTVGNDTTVTLDPGEATTVSFGYTVPDGTDPGEYAHGIHTADSNRTSTVTVLEPPAYAIANLAAPGIVERGGPLDTTVNVTNRGEAAGDDRTVELRLTDPANESDARVLNATNVSVGAGNTATVSLDGTVPSDFGTGEATVEVASAEDNATAATRVADAVGTVNGTVTDAETNATLPAVDVVVRNDAETVAETTTDENGSYRVDVPATGLTVTASNATYAPANETVELNGSGDAATANLSLALRNGTLAGVVNASDDLDRPSNPTVTVRNETNATVAAVDAADDGSYAVDLRPGSYDVTAVAPDFRPDARTDLTIDPNATADPRLALDPRAATLSGTVTDERSGDPVAGATVATGSASTDTGTAGNYSLAVDRGERTVTVSAAGYAESSRTLALAANESREESVSLSPTAVFEVTSISGPDEIERGSSGEFSIDVRNAGRAAGNVTVSASASPSGTADPASRSFSDVEIDATRSTTTAVSIDEGASTGRYDVTASTGNDTRTKSFDVVSGEGDDGESTDSGDGGGGGGGGGGGVSGGGGGGGGGGGSTAPADEEETSETDKIANETAESTNETAEPTNETNRLTNKSDVPPNETTEPTDEREPVDDGPSDDGDGGDGTAAGGGTDESDGDDGAGADEAGASGDTSDDEAPGFGPVTGIAALLAATLFGRLRAGNG; translated from the coding sequence ATGGATAACCGGGCGGATCGACTCGGACGAGCGACCGTCCTGCTCGTCGTCGCGTGCGTCCTCGTCGCCGCCCTCGCGCCCGCGGCGGTGGCCGGCGGCCTCGGCGCAGCGGCCGTCGACCGCCCGGCGGTCGGCGGCGACGCGTCCTCCGCATCTCCCGCTCCGTCGACGTCGACAGTGCCCGCGACGCCTACTTCGTCCGGGGTGTCGGCGTCGTCCGGAGCGGCGTCGTCCGACGCCGTGGGCCCCGGACTGCGGTCGGCGAACGGTACCGTCGAGGTCGTCGTGCGCTTCGAGGGCGACGCCGGGCCCGGAGCGAGCCGCGCCGGCGACGGCGGCCGGATCGGGACCGACGAGCTCAAGACGAGAGCCGCGAACGCGCAGGGCGACTTCGAGCGGTTCGCAGAGCAGAAGCCCGGCGTCACGGTCGAGCGGAGTTCCTGGCTCGCGAACGCGATGCTCGTCACGGTCGACACCGAGAGCGTCGCGGTCGAGCGCCTCCTCGACGTGCGCGGCGTCGAGCGCGTTCACGAGAACTTCGAGATGGAACTCGACTCGGCTTCGGCCGCAGGTGGCGGAGCAGCGACCGGCGGCCCCGGATCCGTCGAGGGCCCTACTTCGGGGTCCGTCTCCGCAAGCTCGACCTCGACGAACGCGACGTACGGCGTCGACATGGTGCGCGCCCCCGAGGTGTGGGAGGCGTTCGACGCGAGGGGAGCGGGCGCGACCGTTGCCGTGATCGACACGGGAATCGACCCGAACCATCCGGATCTCACGGTGAGCGGATGGGCGGAGTACGACACGGACGGGAGTCTCGTGAGCGACGACCTCAGCGACGCGTCGGACGGGAACGGTCACGGTACCCACGTCGCCGGGACGGTCGCCGGCGGAAACGAGAGCGGGACGGCGATCGGTGTGGCCCCCGAGGCGACGCTCCACGGTATCAAAGTGTTCGACGACGACGGCGGAAACGCGACGTTCATGCGGGTCGTCGCCGGCATGGAACACGCGTCGCAGGACCCCGAAGTCGACGTGTTGCAAATGAGTTTGGGTGCGGACGGGTACGCCACCGAGCTGATCGAACCGGTCCGGAACGCGCGGGACGCCGGGAAAGTCGTCGTCGCATCGTCCGGAAATCGAGACTTTGAGCCATCGAGCTCGCCGGGTAATATATACGACTCCCTCGGCGTCGGGGCCGTCGACTCCAATCGCGAGGTTCCCTCCTTTTCAGGCGGTGAAAACGTGTCCACCGACGAGGCGTGGGGTAACGACGCGCCGGCCGACTGGCCGGCCGAGTACGTGGTTCCGGACGTGTCGGCTCCGGGCGTGTCGGTGAACTCGACAGCAGCGGGCGGTGGATACCAAAATCTCACGGGTACCTCCATGGCCGCACCTCACGTCTCGGGCGTCGCGGCGCTGATGATCTCGGCGACGTCGCGGAACGTCACGGACGAGGAGCTGTACGACACGCTTCGAGACACCGCGAATCACCCGGACGGCGCGACGGATCCCGACACGAGATACGGCGCGGGAATCGTCGACGGGTACGCGGCCGTCTCGTCGGTCACGAGCCCCGAATTCTCCGTCACCGAGTTCGACGCCCCGACCGAAACCGTCCCCGGCTCGACAGTCGACGTCTCCGCGACGGTCACCAACACCGGCGGCGCGCCGGGTACCGGTAGCGTCGAGTATCGATTCAACGGAACCGTCGGTAACGACACGACAGTTACTCTCGATCCCGGCGAGGCGACGACCGTCTCGTTCGGTTACACCGTGCCCGACGGGACCGATCCGGGCGAGTACGCACACGGCATTCACACCGCGGATTCGAATCGAACCTCGACGGTCACCGTTCTCGAACCGCCCGCATACGCGATCGCGAACCTCGCTGCTCCCGGGATCGTCGAACGCGGCGGCCCGCTCGACACCACGGTGAACGTGACGAACCGCGGCGAGGCGGCCGGCGACGACCGCACCGTCGAACTCCGCCTGACCGATCCGGCGAACGAGAGCGACGCGCGGGTGCTCAACGCGACGAACGTCTCGGTCGGCGCCGGAAACACCGCAACCGTTTCACTCGACGGTACCGTCCCGAGCGACTTCGGGACCGGCGAAGCGACGGTCGAAGTCGCGTCGGCCGAGGACAACGCCACCGCGGCGACCCGGGTCGCAGACGCGGTCGGCACGGTGAACGGCACCGTGACGGACGCGGAGACGAACGCGACGCTGCCCGCGGTCGACGTGGTCGTCCGAAACGACGCCGAGACGGTCGCCGAGACGACGACCGACGAGAACGGGAGCTACCGCGTCGACGTGCCGGCGACCGGTCTCACTGTCACCGCGAGCAACGCGACGTACGCGCCCGCGAACGAGACTGTCGAACTGAACGGCTCCGGCGACGCCGCCACCGCGAACCTCTCGCTCGCGCTCCGAAACGGGACGCTCGCCGGGGTCGTGAACGCGAGCGACGACCTCGATCGTCCGTCGAACCCGACGGTGACGGTCAGGAACGAGACGAACGCGACCGTCGCCGCCGTCGACGCGGCGGACGACGGGTCGTACGCGGTGGATCTTCGGCCCGGGTCGTACGACGTCACCGCGGTGGCGCCGGACTTCCGCCCGGACGCGCGAACCGACCTGACGATCGATCCGAACGCGACCGCGGATCCGAGGCTCGCGCTCGATCCGAGAGCGGCGACGCTCTCCGGAACGGTGACGGACGAACGCAGCGGCGACCCGGTCGCCGGCGCGACCGTGGCCACCGGGTCGGCGTCCACCGACACCGGAACCGCCGGGAACTACTCGCTCGCGGTCGACCGCGGGGAGCGGACGGTGACGGTCTCGGCCGCCGGGTACGCCGAGTCGTCGCGGACGCTCGCGCTCGCGGCGAACGAGTCGCGCGAGGAGAGCGTCTCGCTGAGCCCGACGGCGGTGTTCGAGGTCACCTCGATCTCCGGGCCGGACGAGATCGAACGGGGGTCGAGCGGCGAGTTCTCGATCGACGTCCGAAACGCGGGCCGAGCGGCCGGGAACGTCACCGTGAGCGCGTCCGCCTCGCCGAGCGGGACGGCCGACCCGGCGTCGCGGTCGTTCTCGGATGTCGAGATCGACGCGACGCGATCGACGACGACCGCGGTCTCGATCGACGAGGGCGCGTCGACCGGTCGGTACGACGTCACCGCATCGACGGGGAACGACACCCGAACGAAGTCGTTCGACGTGGTCAGCGGCGAGGGCGACGACGGCGAGAGCACAGATAGCGGTGATGGAGGCGGCGGGGGCGGCGGGGGTGGCGGCGGAGTCAGCGGGGGTGGCGGCGGGGGCGGCGGAGGCGGTGGATCCACTGCACCCGCTGACGAGGAGGAGACGAGTGAGACCGACAAAATCGCGAACGAGACGGCGGAATCGACGAACGAGACGGCGGAACCGACGAACGAAACGAACCGTCTGACCAACAAATCCGACGTCCCTCCGAACGAGACGACCGAACCGACCGACGAACGGGAGCCCGTCGACGACGGGCCGTCGGACGACGGCGACGGGGGAGACGGGACGGCCGCGGGCGGCGGCACGGACGAGTCCGACGGCGACGACGGAGCGGGGGCCGACGAAGCCGGCGCGTCGGGCGACACCTCCGACGACGAAGCGCCCGGTTTCGGGCCTGTCACCGGGATCGCTGCGCTGCTCGCGGCGACGCTGTTCGGGAGACTTCGCGCCGGGAACGGCTGA
- a CDS encoding sodium-dependent transporter — translation MARETWATRAGFILAAVGSAVGLGNIWRFPFITGQYGGSSFLITYLAFVALIGFPAILVEFVIGRRTDRNPVGALRELGSGAWSYAGWLFVVTGFIILSYYSVVAGWFLRYTLIGLTDGFTITDPAEAEALFGTVSTGLDTLLFHAVFMALVIGIIAAGVRRGIELSVKVMVPAILVLLLGLAAYGFTLDGASAAYGYYLSPDFGTIAANWTEILPAAAGQAFFTLSLGMGVMITYASYLGEDRNLAADAGIIAALDTLVAVLVGFVVFPVLFTVGIEPGTGGPGAIFVSLTSAFAGIPGGRAIGVVFFAMVGIAALSSAISILEVLVSYLIDELGVARLPASVALGVAVFLLGVPVTVDLIFLDLYDLLADGILLVLGSLLLALFVGWVVPDIAREELRKGIADIGGLGDAWIWAVRIPIVIVVIVSLYLGIVDYVGFLTGDFAEWLAAR, via the coding sequence ATGGCACGAGAGACGTGGGCGACGCGGGCGGGCTTTATCCTCGCCGCGGTCGGCAGCGCCGTCGGGCTCGGGAACATCTGGCGGTTCCCGTTCATCACCGGCCAGTACGGCGGATCGTCGTTTCTGATCACGTATCTGGCGTTCGTCGCGCTGATTGGGTTCCCGGCGATCCTCGTCGAGTTCGTGATCGGCCGTCGGACCGACCGGAACCCAGTCGGTGCGCTCCGGGAACTCGGTAGCGGCGCGTGGTCGTACGCCGGCTGGCTGTTCGTCGTCACCGGCTTCATCATCCTGTCGTACTACAGCGTCGTCGCCGGCTGGTTCCTCCGGTACACTCTCATCGGACTCACCGACGGGTTCACCATCACCGACCCGGCCGAGGCGGAGGCGCTGTTCGGAACGGTCTCGACCGGCCTCGACACGCTCCTCTTTCACGCCGTGTTCATGGCGCTCGTCATCGGCATCATCGCCGCCGGCGTCAGGCGCGGCATCGAGCTGAGCGTGAAGGTCATGGTCCCCGCGATCCTGGTGTTGCTGCTGGGGCTGGCCGCCTACGGGTTCACTCTCGACGGCGCGAGCGCGGCGTACGGCTACTACCTCTCGCCGGACTTCGGAACGATCGCGGCGAACTGGACCGAGATCCTGCCCGCCGCCGCCGGACAGGCCTTCTTCACCCTCTCGCTCGGGATGGGCGTGATGATCACCTACGCCTCCTACCTCGGCGAGGACCGGAATCTGGCGGCAGATGCCGGCATTATCGCCGCTCTCGACACGCTCGTCGCCGTCCTCGTCGGGTTCGTCGTCTTCCCCGTCCTTTTCACGGTCGGGATCGAGCCAGGCACGGGCGGCCCCGGTGCGATCTTCGTGAGCCTCACCTCGGCGTTCGCCGGGATCCCCGGCGGCCGAGCCATCGGCGTCGTCTTCTTCGCGATGGTCGGGATCGCGGCGCTCTCCTCGGCGATCAGCATCCTCGAGGTGCTCGTCTCCTACCTGATCGACGAACTCGGCGTCGCTCGGCTCCCGGCGTCGGTCGCGCTCGGCGTCGCCGTCTTCCTGCTCGGCGTCCCGGTGACGGTCGACCTGATATTCCTCGACCTGTACGACCTGCTCGCCGACGGGATACTGCTCGTCCTCGGCTCGCTGCTGCTCGCGCTGTTCGTCGGCTGGGTCGTTCCGGACATCGCCCGCGAGGAACTTCGCAAGGGGATCGCTGACATCGGCGGCCTCGGCGACGCGTGGATCTGGGCGGTCCGGATCCCGATCGTGATCGTCGTGATCGTCTCGCTGTACCTGGGGATCGTCGACTACGTCGGGTTCCTCACTGGCGACTTCGCCGAGTGGCTGGCGGCGCGCTGA
- a CDS encoding TlpA family protein disulfide reductase, whose translation MRRRHLLAGLASAGALGGAGVVASGSAPAVLGSGDAPESVEPTTLTTIDAPGSRDGEVTLPAPDRPTFVDFFGTWCPPCAEQMPALAEAHDRIGDEVSFVSVTTEDVGGAVSEETVADWWREHDGDWLVAADVTAELAARLGVGGYPSARAVDASGRVRWSTSGTHTAAEFVAGIERALDR comes from the coding sequence GTGAGGCGCCGCCACCTCCTCGCCGGGCTCGCCAGCGCTGGCGCGCTGGGCGGGGCCGGCGTCGTCGCGTCCGGGAGCGCGCCCGCGGTGCTCGGGAGCGGGGACGCGCCCGAATCGGTCGAGCCGACGACGCTGACGACGATCGACGCCCCGGGCAGCCGCGACGGCGAGGTGACGCTCCCGGCGCCCGACCGCCCGACGTTCGTCGACTTCTTCGGAACGTGGTGTCCGCCGTGCGCCGAGCAGATGCCGGCCCTCGCGGAGGCCCACGACCGGATCGGCGACGAGGTGTCGTTCGTCTCGGTGACGACGGAGGACGTCGGCGGCGCGGTCAGCGAGGAGACGGTCGCCGACTGGTGGCGCGAGCACGACGGCGACTGGCTCGTCGCCGCGGACGTGACCGCCGAGCTCGCGGCTCGGCTCGGCGTCGGCGGCTATCCGAGCGCGCGCGCCGTCGACGCCTCGGGACGCGTGCGCTGGTCGACCTCCGGCACCCACACCGCGGCGGAGTTCGTCGCCGGCATCGAGCGAGCGCTCGACCGATGA
- a CDS encoding glycerophosphodiester phosphodiesterase codes for MTDPERSVPTLIAHRGFAGENPENTVAAVERAAGRGRSGGPGEPGAPAGRRADWIEVDVMPTADGDVVVVHDAELSGRGEGDGTGADGDRGLTDATGVVWETDTATVTGAEVLDSGETVPLLIDALDAVPPGVGVNVELKNPGRWDLRPDEKLDAEALADRTAVWRPFVECVLGVAEKRENDLLFSSFCEGALAAVREASSLPVAPLVSESIADGLAIAREHDAAAIHPPIDAIRGTPFFDAERFGESAENGAPDLLTAAHDEGRAVNAWTVETWYQADRLAAAGVDGIIADYSTLLRD; via the coding sequence ATGACTGACCCCGAACGCTCGGTCCCGACACTGATCGCTCACCGCGGGTTCGCCGGCGAGAACCCCGAGAACACCGTGGCGGCGGTCGAGCGGGCCGCGGGGAGAGGGAGGTCGGGCGGCCCCGGCGAGCCAGGCGCCCCCGCCGGCCGCCGGGCCGACTGGATCGAGGTCGACGTCATGCCCACCGCCGACGGCGACGTGGTCGTCGTTCACGACGCGGAGCTCTCCGGCCGCGGCGAGGGCGACGGGACCGGTGCCGACGGCGACCGGGGGCTCACCGACGCGACCGGTGTCGTCTGGGAGACGGACACCGCGACCGTCACCGGCGCCGAGGTGCTCGACAGCGGCGAGACCGTCCCCCTCCTCATCGACGCCCTCGACGCGGTTCCCCCCGGAGTCGGCGTGAACGTCGAGCTCAAGAACCCCGGTCGGTGGGACCTCCGCCCCGACGAGAAGCTCGACGCCGAGGCGCTCGCGGACCGGACGGCGGTCTGGCGGCCGTTCGTCGAGTGCGTGCTCGGCGTCGCCGAGAAGCGTGAGAACGACCTCCTGTTCTCGTCGTTCTGCGAGGGCGCGCTCGCGGCGGTCCGGGAGGCGTCGTCGCTGCCGGTCGCTCCGCTGGTGTCCGAGTCGATCGCGGACGGGCTCGCGATCGCTCGCGAGCACGACGCGGCCGCGATTCACCCGCCGATCGACGCGATCCGGGGGACGCCGTTCTTCGACGCCGAGCGGTTCGGCGAATCCGCCGAGAACGGAGCGCCGGACCTCCTCACGGCCGCACACGACGAGGGCCGCGCGGTGAACGCCTGGACCGTCGAGACGTGGTATCAGGCCGACCGGCTCGCCGCGGCCGGCGTCGACGGGATAATCGCGGACTACTCGACGCTGCTGCGCGACTGA
- a CDS encoding cytochrome c biogenesis protein CcdA, protein MTDVSLATNVPFAVTAGVATFFSPCAYPLLPGYVGFYVNSVDTESASVAGAGARGIAAALGVLATFALLAGATVRVGYSTLSNITVFETLVGVLLVAFGLLVVAGRGPSLSLPLPKRRSSVLGFGLFGAGYALAGAGCVAPVFLGVVARAIALPGDAAALILSVYAGTVAVLMAATTVATGVGLIGNANRVMAHAGALKRVAGAVMVAAGIGQLYLALVVY, encoded by the coding sequence ATGACCGATGTCTCGCTCGCGACCAACGTCCCCTTCGCGGTGACCGCGGGCGTGGCGACGTTCTTCTCGCCGTGCGCGTACCCGCTGTTGCCGGGGTACGTCGGCTTCTACGTGAACTCCGTCGACACCGAGAGCGCCTCCGTCGCCGGGGCGGGAGCGCGCGGGATCGCGGCCGCGCTCGGCGTCCTCGCGACGTTCGCGCTGCTCGCGGGCGCGACGGTGCGGGTCGGGTACTCGACGCTGTCGAACATCACCGTCTTCGAGACGCTCGTCGGCGTGCTGCTCGTCGCGTTCGGGCTGCTCGTCGTCGCCGGCCGGGGGCCGTCGCTGTCGCTCCCGCTGCCGAAGCGACGATCGAGCGTCCTCGGGTTCGGGCTGTTCGGCGCGGGGTACGCGCTGGCCGGCGCGGGCTGCGTCGCGCCCGTGTTCCTCGGCGTGGTCGCGCGGGCCATCGCGCTCCCCGGCGACGCCGCCGCCCTGATCCTCTCCGTGTACGCCGGCACGGTCGCCGTCCTGATGGCCGCGACGACCGTCGCGACGGGCGTGGGGCTGATCGGCAACGCCAACCGCGTGATGGCCCACGCGGGCGCCCTGAAGCGGGTCGCCGGCGCCGTGATGGTCGCCGCCGGGATCGGCCAGCTGTACCTCGCGCTCGTCGTCTACTGA